The window GGTATATTGGATATGATAAGTTTGTAGATGCAGTAATTAATCAAAATCCTAACGTTTATCCTGATGCTTTCTCTAAAGGTTTTGCATTGGATGGTTCTACTACACCTCCAACTGATGCGACTAGATTTGGTCAGTTAGGTTTCTATGTTCAGGATGAATACCAAGTAAATTCAAGACTAAAAGTGACAGGTGGTTTGAGAGTGGATTTACCATTCTACCCAATCGATATCCCTCAGAATGAGTTGTTGAACGACCTCAATAAAACTTTCTCTGATATAGATGGAAATACATTTACCCCTGATGTTGCAACTTTCCCTAAAGTAAATCCTTTGATTTCTCCAAGAGTTGGTTTTAACTATGATGTTAAAGGTGATAGATCTTTTGTATTAAGAGGTGGAACAGGTGTGTTCTCAGGTAGAATTCCATTCGTATGGTTGTCTAACCAAGTAAATGGATCTGGTGTGATTAGAGGTGGATATGGTTTAGAAGGTCAAGATGTAATTGATGCAAATATTGTCTTTAATCCAGATGTTACAGCTTATAACCCTGCAAACCCTGGACAAACATTATCAAGAGAATTAGCTTTAACGGATCGCAATTTTACGCTTCCTCAAGTTTGGAGAACAAACTTAGGCGTTGATAAACTTTTACCAGGAGGAATTGTAGGTTCTTTTGAATTTATTTACTCTAGAGATGTATCATCACCTATTGCTCAAAACCTTATACTTAGAAATCCAGAGGGTACATTGTCTGGCCCTGACGAAAGGCCTTACTGGGTAGACCAGCCAGGATTTAGAAGGTATTCTAATGATCGCGATTTTGATAATGTCTATTATCTTACAAATGCAAAAGAAAAAGCTGATTATGTTTCAGCGACAGTTAGCTTTGAAAAAGCATTTGATAATGGTTTGTATGCAACTGCTGCTTACACACTATCAAGAGCTAGAGACTTAGACAATGCTGGTGGATCGCAAGCAGGTTCTTTGTGGACACAAACTGTTCAGGTAGATAGAAACAGACCAGAATTGAGTTTTGCAAGTTTTGATCAACCACATAGAATCATCTCTACTATTGGCTACACAACTAAAAACACAACAATTTCATTATTGTATGATGGAGGAAATGCTGGTAGATTCAGTTACTTCTATTCAGGTGACTTCGGCGACAATGCAGCAAGATTGATCTACGTTCCAAATAATGCATCAGAGTTAAATTTCCAGCAATATACTTTAGGTGGTGTTGTTTATACACCTGCTATGCAAGCTGAGTTGTTTGATGCCTACATTGATCAAGATAAATACTTAAGCAGCAGAAGAGGTCAAATTGCAGAAAGAAATGGTGTAGTAAGACCTTGGGTTCATAAATTCGACTTTAGTTTAACTCAAAGAGTAGATGTTACGAAAGACAACAAGAATCGTCTTGAGTTCAGATTAGACTTCTTGAATGTAAATAATCTTCTTAACTCTAACTGGGGTGTTCCAGATTTTCAGTGGACAAGTACTCCTTTGGTATACAGAGGAAGAAATGCTTCAAACGAGCCTATTTACAGATTAGCTGCTAAGCCAGGTACTACTGAAATCCTAGATGAAACTTATAGAAAATCAAACTCTATTGGTAACGTTTGGAGAATGCAAGTGGGTATCAGATATAGCTTCAACTAATATCATAACTCAATTAATTTTTAAAAAAGTCCTCAAGCAATTGAGGGCTTTTTTATTTACAAGATTTTTAAGATTTGGCATGTTCAAAAATTGATTTTTTAAAATAAAAAAACTTAGGTTAAATCTTAAGTATAATAAAGTGAAAAAAAATGGCTTAGTTTAATTATTTTAAATTTTTAATCTCCTCCTGTGTTTGCATCTATATGACTGAATATAAAATTTCAGAAGAAGTTAAAAATTTCAACTTGCTTTAGGTTGTATTTTGTTACTCAAATCAAACTTTCTATCAATGGGATGAATAGAACTATGACTTTGTTAGCAACACAAGATTTAATAGCCTAGATCAAGATAGAAATAGAAAATTATTTGCTAATACGCTCCAGAAGAATTTGAATAAAACAAAAATAGTTTCTGCAAATAATACCTTTCCGATTCACAAATCTATTTTCAACGCCGATTTCAATCAGCAATAAACAAGTCTAGAAGGAGATGATATCTTTCCTGTTCATACAATAGTTCAGTACATTCAAGAAATAGTGGTAGATAGTGATCCTATTATTTAACTAAATGCAGGATTGCATATAATTTTAATAGATAATGCTAATATAGAAACAAGATGTTTTACTCAAGTAATAATAACTTATTGGAATCTAAAACTTATTCTTCAGGCAGTACCAACCTATATTTAATTGAATACGTGCCTAAACCGCCTACGAAAAACTCACCTTCAAAATATTGATATCCAGTAGAGGCACCTTGACCTCCTAAAGTTATTCCTGTGTTTGTCTCAATAAATCTAACAACTGGACTATCAACAATATATTTATTACCTCCTCCTAATGGAACGTCAATTTCAATTGCTAATGGAAGGTCTTCGAAATCAAAGTTTTCAAAGACAGCACTGGCCCAAAAAGGTTCTTCGTCCGAAAAAGAATTCCTCAACTGAAGCTGAACGTCTCCAGTCGTCCCATCATATCCATTTGATACTCTGTGCAAGATGGCTTCATACCCATAATATTGACCTACAATCACTTTTTTGGTAAGAACATTGGTGTTTCCTTTAGTATCTGTTAGCGTAAGTTTGACTTCATAAATTCCTGGTTCGGTGTATAAAACTCGTCCAATCTGATTATCGCTAGTTTCTCCATTACCAAAATCCCATGTAACTTTTTCTACTAAGGAAGATGACTCTAATTTCAATTCAACCAAATCTCGTACTACATAAAATTCTTTAGAAGATTCAATTACCCCTGTAGGTAGTATTGGTGTTTGGTCTTCATTATTGCATGAAAATATTATAAGTAGTGTAGAAAAAGTTAAAAGTATCTTGTTTTTCATGTTTTATTCCTTTTGAAGTACTTAATTATTTTTTTAGATTTTATGCGACTATAAATATTTGCGTTAAAATAGTTAATTAAATTTAATTATTTCACCACTATTAAGAATTATATTTATATTTTTAATATCAAAGTGTTTTTTTCTATTGATTTCCTTCATATTTTCTCTTTTTATGATACCAATTTTCTTTTTACTATTTTCAACATTCCTGTTGTAAGCTATGGATTCTATTTTTCCTCAATATCAACTCAATCGAACCATCTTCGCAGAAGGCACAGAACATCTTTTCTTTAGTGGGACCGCTTATCTAGGAATTTCGGCTTCTAGTGAGTTCTCGGCTTATCTTAAAGAGGGAATAGATATCTACGGAACTAACCATGGTCTGAGTAGAATTAATACTGTTCGTTTAAGGGTTTTTGAGGAGTTTGAGATCTACTTTGCACATCATGCTGAGGCGCAAAAAACTGCCGTCTACAGCAGTGGATTTTTAGCTGGTCATGCTGTGGTCTCTTTACTTGAAAACAAGGCTGACGCTATTTTTGTAGCTCCTCACACACATCCCGCTATTCTTTCAGCCGCTATTCAAAATCAAATCGATCCAGCACATAATTGGATTGACTCTTGTATCAAGTTTGCTAACCAAAATGAGGGTAAACAAATCTTATTAATCGCCAATGCTGTGGATGCTTTGAAACCTGAAATTCATGATTTCTCCTGGGTCAGAGCGCTTTCGAAAAACAATAATTATACGCTGTTGCTTGATGATAGCCATGCTTTTGGTGCTGTAGGGGAGGATGTTTTTGGGACGTATAAAAGGTGGAAAGAGCTTCCTGTGGATTTGGTGATTTCTGGTTCCTTAGGTAAAGGACTTGGTCTTCCAGCGGGGATTATTTTGGGTAGCCACGAATTCATCCGGGAACTCACTAAGCAATCTATTTATAGGGGAGCATCTCCACCGCCACCTGCTTATTTATGGGCTTTTCTGCAAAGTCAAGAAATCTATAGAAAGCAACAACAAAAATTAAAAGACAATATTCAGTTTTTCAAAAAGTTGTCACAGAATCTCGATTTGCAAACTACTAAGGAAGATTTTCCAGTATTTAGATTTGATGATGCTAACTTGTTGCAAAAGCTCCAAGAGCATCAAATCATCATCTCTTCCTTTCCCTATCCCTCACCAAACGACCCGCCCGTCCACCGAATCGTCATTTCAGCTTGGCACGAAAAAGAAGATTTATTGGCCTTGGTTAAGGTTTTAAAGATCTAACCACAAAGGGCATAAAGTTTTTCACTAGGGTCACAAGGGGGATTAATCTTATAAGCTGGAAACCTAGTGTCCTTTGTGCCTCCTTGGTGTTCTTAGTGGTTAAGAAAACCTATTTTTCCATGTAAAGAATTTTCTATATTTCGCGTAAGCCAACTTTTCAATTTTTCAACTTATTAATTTCCCAATCTTCCAACTCCAATTACTCTTGCTCTGCCACTCTTTAATCCAAAAAAGATGAACAAGATGGAGAAAGTAAGCGTCAAGTAAATTAAGTGATTCCAGTTACTGAAAATATCGAATGCTATGCCAAACAATAAAGGTCCCAAAGCAGCCAAATAATATCCTGCTGATTGTGCCATTCCAGAAAGAGATGCAGTAACTTGATCACTTCCAGTTCGCAAGCCAATCAACGTGTAAGCCAAGGAAATACTCGAACCCAATGCCAATCCCACCAGGGTCAAGCCAATAAAGTTGATCCATAAAACATGGATAAATAATGAGCTAAATCCTAATAAGTACATTGCACCCAATACCAAAATAATTCCAATTTGATCTTTGAATTTCACTGCGACAATTGGTGAAATAAATGTTCCTATCAATCCAATGATTTGCATTGCAGAAATCAGAATTCCAGCTTCAACAGCTGAAAGTCCTCGTGTGATCATCATATCAGGAAGCCAAGCAACCAAGGTGAAGAATAGTAAAGATTGTACTCCCATAAACAAACTCACTTGCCATGCCAGCCTAGATTTCCAAACATTAATTTTAATTTCATTGATATTGGCTTGAATGATAGGTTTTGGGACTTTGATTTGTGGTGCCCAAACGAGGATTCCGACTAGAATCAAAGCAGACCAAGACAACAAGGAGCCTTGCCAACCTAAATCCAAATCAATAGCTAACGGTGCACTGATTCCTGAAGCAATTGCAGCGGTTAAAGTCATGCCTGCTGAATAAGATGCTGTTACGATTCCGATTTTTTTTGGAAGTCGATTTTTGATCAGGGGAATAAGCAGCACATTGCAAATTACTATGCCGATGCCTGTCAACCCAGTTCCGATAAAAAGTAAATCTGATCCACCTAGAACTCGGATAGTTGACCCAAGAAGTAGAATAAATAATGCAAGTAAGATGGCTTGAGGATTCCCTAATTTTTTGCCCAAAGACGCTGAAAACAAAGAAAAAGTGGCAAATGTCAGAAGAGGTAAAGTGGTCAAAAAACCAGCCCAGCCATTCGATAATCCTAAATCTGATCGAATCAAAGGGACAAGTGGGCCAATAGCTGTGATCGATGGACGAAGGTTGAATGCCACCAACATGATCCCTAGAAATAAAAATCCTGATTTAAGATAAAATGGCTGCTTCGATTTTTCTGTTGACATGTTTTGTTTTTGACTCGCAATTTGCAAAAAAAAGAGGTTCGTGCGAAGGTTTTTCCTTCATTCACGAACCGTTATTGTTGTTAAGACCTTTTTTGTTGGCCGTTGACAGTCGACTTTCGACAAATTCAACTATTCGTCACCACCAAATCCTTCACACATTCCACCCAAGTATCGCTGGAATTCAAACTTGGAACCAAATCCCATTTTTCTCCTCCAAGCTCTTCAAATTCTTCTTTGTATTCCTCACCTACTTCTACTGTAGTTTCTAAACAGTCAGCTACAAAAGCAGGAGAAAAAACAAGTACTTTTTTGATTCCTTTTTCTGCAAGTTCCTTAATGATATCCTCTGTGTAAGGTTTGATCCAGGGATCTTTTCCTAGTCTTGATTGGAAACAGGTCAAGACTTTTTCTTCTGGCAAACCAAGTTTAGCAGCTAGTAATCTTGTGGTATGAAAGCACTGTCCTCGGTAGCAGAACTGGTTTTTCTTGGTGTAATTTCCACAGCATTTATCAGAAAGCTGGCAATATCCGTCTACCGATCCTTTTCTGATTTGTCTTTCTGGCAAACCATGATAGGAGAATAAATACATTTCATACTCGTCTTTTGCCATCATCTCTCTTCCCAATTCTTCCCAAGCTTGTAGGAATAGAGGATGCTCAACAAAATTATTGACGAAAGTGATGTTTGGAATGATTTGCCAAGTTCTCGCGATTTCCATAACCCGATCTGCTACAGAGCCATTGGTTGCTGAGGCATATTGAGGAAAAAGTGGAATGACAATGATTTTTTTTACATTGGCTTGATTCAATTTTTTGAGTCCATTCTCAATACTTGGAGTTTGATAGCGCATGGCTATTTCAACAATGTATTTATTAGAATCTAGTTTTGGAATTAGTTTGTCACGCAGATCTTCGGTATGAAAAAGTAGGGGAGAACCTCGGTCTGTCCACAGTTTACGGTATTCTTTGGCAGATTTGGGCGCTCGGAATGGAGCAATAATCAAATTCACAAGCATCCATCTAGGGATAAATGGAAAATCAATCACTCTTCCATCCATCAAGAATTCTCTTAAATATTTTCTCACATCTCCTGTAGCAGTACTATCTGGTGTGCCAAGGTTTACTAAAAGGACGCCTATTTTTGCTTTATTTTTTGTCATAATGGAGGTATATACGAAAAGAATCAATAATCAGAACCAAAAATACATCCTTTGGTTAGAATTATACCATTGAAAAAGTCAATCTTACTTAGATATGTTTGAAAAAGTGCTGCTTTTAGCCACCAAGCCACCAAGCCACAAAGAAGATATTCAAATATATAGCTTTTCTATATTTCTGCTGCTTTAGATTTCTGATAGAGAGTGGGTATAGAAATTTGCCACAAAGGCGCAAAACCACAAAGATTACCTTGGTGTCTTAGCGCCTTCGTGGCAATTAAAATATGATTTACTTCCCTACTGTTTTCCCCACTTCAGTAAGCATCTTCGAATCAAAATCTCCTTTCAGTTCGATAATGATAAAATCACTGTTCTTATCATTAACCATCAAGACGATATCATTGATCGTTGAATTGCCTTTGGTATAAATCATCACATTGTTGTTTTTCTCACTCACTTCCATCATCAACTCGAATTTTTCTTTTTCCAGTCCTTTTCTAAGTCCAATAAATTCAGCTTTGGAACTAGATTGAGCGGGGAGTTTGAAAAGCTTCACTTTCTCAAGAGATCTAATAAGTAGAGAAGATTGCTCTTCATCGAGTTTGATGTCAAAACCTTTTGCAAAATTCATAAAGTTACCGCCAAGATCCATGTGGAAGAAATCTGGGTTATTTTTATGTTTTTGATAAAGCGCATCAACTGATTTGCTTTGAGCAAAACTGCTTTGAGCAAAAAGCATCAAGAATGCGGCGGATAATAGAAGGTACTTTTTCATAGTTGGGATTATTTGTTGAAAACAT is drawn from Belliella baltica DSM 15883 and contains these coding sequences:
- a CDS encoding TonB-dependent receptor, with protein sequence MRQSLLKSLFAFAMLVFTTGIAFSQGVTTASFQGSVRDNAGETLPGANIVAVHTPSGTRYGSVSNEEGRFVIPNVRVGGPYTVTITYIGFDDQVYENINLSLGQNYSINAVLKDGMNLDAIEVVAVRGGIMDADKTGASLSLSNERLNALPTINRSVNDFTRLTPQSNGNSFAGTSSRFNNFTVDGNIYNNNFGLGSGQFAGGNPISIDAIEEIQVNLAPYDVRQGGFTGAGVNAVTKSGDNTFRGSAYYFLRNDQMQGTKIGDDFLPQNNARNEIGGFRLGGPIIKDKLFFFVNYEKESELRPSILRRAAREGETPDGQFISRVPLSQAEFVRDQINSIYGYDPGAPDSYSFASEQTRFNARLDYNINQNHKVSLRYNNYTAFTDVPTNGNSIRYNQTRYRNTNRTGVESINFRNNNYTNDRNVQSIVAELNSRIGTNMSNQLNIGYTSVTDPKRGIPGGQNFPMVEVLEPDESGNLLYYMTMGNELFTVGNLLENTTLNITNNFSLYKGKHTYTFGGNFEFMTFDNAFNPVFNGFYRYIGYDKFVDAVINQNPNVYPDAFSKGFALDGSTTPPTDATRFGQLGFYVQDEYQVNSRLKVTGGLRVDLPFYPIDIPQNELLNDLNKTFSDIDGNTFTPDVATFPKVNPLISPRVGFNYDVKGDRSFVLRGGTGVFSGRIPFVWLSNQVNGSGVIRGGYGLEGQDVIDANIVFNPDVTAYNPANPGQTLSRELALTDRNFTLPQVWRTNLGVDKLLPGGIVGSFEFIYSRDVSSPIAQNLILRNPEGTLSGPDERPYWVDQPGFRRYSNDRDFDNVYYLTNAKEKADYVSATVSFEKAFDNGLYATAAYTLSRARDLDNAGGSQAGSLWTQTVQVDRNRPELSFASFDQPHRIISTIGYTTKNTTISLLYDGGNAGRFSYFYSGDFGDNAARLIYVPNNASELNFQQYTLGGVVYTPAMQAELFDAYIDQDKYLSSRRGQIAERNGVVRPWVHKFDFSLTQRVDVTKDNKNRLEFRLDFLNVNNLLNSNWGVPDFQWTSTPLVYRGRNASNEPIYRLAAKPGTTEILDETYRKSNSIGNVWRMQVGIRYSFN
- a CDS encoding PKD domain-containing protein, which translates into the protein MKNKILLTFSTLLIIFSCNNEDQTPILPTGVIESSKEFYVVRDLVELKLESSSLVEKVTWDFGNGETSDNQIGRVLYTEPGIYEVKLTLTDTKGNTNVLTKKVIVGQYYGYEAILHRVSNGYDGTTGDVQLQLRNSFSDEEPFWASAVFENFDFEDLPLAIEIDVPLGGGNKYIVDSPVVRFIETNTGITLGGQGASTGYQYFEGEFFVGGLGTYSIKYRLVLPEE
- a CDS encoding aminotransferase class I/II-fold pyridoxal phosphate-dependent enzyme, which translates into the protein MDSIFPQYQLNRTIFAEGTEHLFFSGTAYLGISASSEFSAYLKEGIDIYGTNHGLSRINTVRLRVFEEFEIYFAHHAEAQKTAVYSSGFLAGHAVVSLLENKADAIFVAPHTHPAILSAAIQNQIDPAHNWIDSCIKFANQNEGKQILLIANAVDALKPEIHDFSWVRALSKNNNYTLLLDDSHAFGAVGEDVFGTYKRWKELPVDLVISGSLGKGLGLPAGIILGSHEFIRELTKQSIYRGASPPPPAYLWAFLQSQEIYRKQQQKLKDNIQFFKKLSQNLDLQTTKEDFPVFRFDDANLLQKLQEHQIIISSFPYPSPNDPPVHRIVISAWHEKEDLLALVKVLKI
- a CDS encoding CynX/NimT family MFS transporter translates to MSTEKSKQPFYLKSGFLFLGIMLVAFNLRPSITAIGPLVPLIRSDLGLSNGWAGFLTTLPLLTFATFSLFSASLGKKLGNPQAILLALFILLLGSTIRVLGGSDLLFIGTGLTGIGIVICNVLLIPLIKNRLPKKIGIVTASYSAGMTLTAAIASGISAPLAIDLDLGWQGSLLSWSALILVGILVWAPQIKVPKPIIQANINEIKINVWKSRLAWQVSLFMGVQSLLFFTLVAWLPDMMITRGLSAVEAGILISAMQIIGLIGTFISPIVAVKFKDQIGIILVLGAMYLLGFSSLFIHVLWINFIGLTLVGLALGSSISLAYTLIGLRTGSDQVTASLSGMAQSAGYYLAALGPLLFGIAFDIFSNWNHLIYLTLTFSILFIFFGLKSGRARVIGVGRLGN
- the hemH gene encoding ferrochelatase, with translation MTKNKAKIGVLLVNLGTPDSTATGDVRKYLREFLMDGRVIDFPFIPRWMLVNLIIAPFRAPKSAKEYRKLWTDRGSPLLFHTEDLRDKLIPKLDSNKYIVEIAMRYQTPSIENGLKKLNQANVKKIIVIPLFPQYASATNGSVADRVMEIARTWQIIPNITFVNNFVEHPLFLQAWEELGREMMAKDEYEMYLFSYHGLPERQIRKGSVDGYCQLSDKCCGNYTKKNQFCYRGQCFHTTRLLAAKLGLPEEKVLTCFQSRLGKDPWIKPYTEDIIKELAEKGIKKVLVFSPAFVADCLETTVEVGEEYKEEFEELGGEKWDLVPSLNSSDTWVECVKDLVVTNS
- a CDS encoding DUF4252 domain-containing protein: MKKYLLLSAAFLMLFAQSSFAQSKSVDALYQKHKNNPDFFHMDLGGNFMNFAKGFDIKLDEEQSSLLIRSLEKVKLFKLPAQSSSKAEFIGLRKGLEKEKFELMMEVSEKNNNVMIYTKGNSTINDIVLMVNDKNSDFIIIELKGDFDSKMLTEVGKTVGK